The DNA sequence GGCAAGAGAACGAAAGCAGCACTAAACCAGAACCATTATTCATAAAAGAACACAAGCATACATATATTAATAATAACAGATGTTACATGGAACATGACCAGTTGCCCATCTGGAAATACAAAACCATAAAGTACCAGCTGCCAATCCAAGTTTGACTTATAGTGGTGTCAACAACCCCAAATCGGTAAAGCTAACATATAACACTGAAAAAGAGTCGATCTGCAAACCTTAAATCTTATCAATATCTTCATCTTCAAACTCAATGTAGTCATCAGCACCaccttcctcctcctcatcaaGACCCCCAGTAATACCCTCGTTAAGACGTGTATTCTCTGGAAGCTCTCCATAAGCCTTCAGCAGCCTAGCCTCATCAGGCATGTACTTGAGAATCACATCGGCCTTGTCATCCTGATAGTCACGAAGCCCAACAAGAATGATATCCCCAGCTGCAATCCAAACCTTCTTGTGCATCTTACCACGGATATGGCAAAGTCGCTTGGTTCCATCAATGCACATGGCTTCGCACCGACCATTACCCAGCATCCGAAGCACTTGGGCATACTCCTGTCCATCTTCCTTGAAGACAAGCTCACGCTTTTCGTCATCAGCCTCGTTCTTTCCTCTCTTCCTGTTCTTTCCTCCCTTTCCCTTGTTCTTCGGCATGATTACTGGTTCTGCTTCTGCAACCAAAGTTCAATCATAAATCACTTGTAAAAGTCCATACACCATTCAACTTAACACAAAGAACTCATATTTTGAGTAGCTCAACTCATCCACCCCAAACTAATTAGGCCCTATTTCGACTCGaacattcttcacatcaataTCAATGATCAAATCACTAAATTTTCAGTTCCATGAGAGTACAAGACAATTAAAATCgaaaatctccaaaaattagGTCATAAAAAtactaaataaatatataaaaaaatcaagCACGGAAATTAACAAAATAACTAAGCTAGTACACAGAACAGATTCACAAACCATTTATTCAATTCCGGATAAAAATTTCAACATCAAATAATTCATATTAAATACTTAATCGCAACAAAGAATTTTTCATCAAAatttgggggtaataaaagGATATGACGAATTAAAGCCAGAAACTTGTTCACGAATCACAAAATTTCACCACAGAGCGAAAAATTGATCAACGGAGTAAACCCTAGATCGATAATAATCGAAAAGAGAACAAATATTGaataaattatattaaatttagagagagaaaaaaggttGGAAGAAATAGAATACCTCTGGTTAGGGAAAGTTGAAGGGAGTTTTGGATGCGAGAGAGGACAACCTGAAAAATCAGCCTTGTTTGGAAGGAATCAAAGGAAGCCCTAGTTTTTGTACCCCAAAAATCGAGTCGGTTCACGTGGGGTCGGGTCAAAGAAAAGTCAGTTTGACCCGAAAGGAACTGGTTTGGGTTCAACCTCAACAACTTGTTTAACAGATTGCATTTGCACCCATGGGCGgcccaaaacaaaaatatatgtatttttaaaataaaataaaatgtccCAAAAATTATGAGATGAACTGATCGAGCTTATATTGATTGAACTAGGcttttaaataaaataacacAGCCTTGAGCAGTTGAGTCCGTGAGTCAGTCGTGAGCATGAGAAACTCGTATTTTGTCACAAGATAACTCGAATTAAACTTGAGTTCTGCAATGAGGATCATATCATTTCATTTGAACTCGAATTTTAAGGATCACAAAAACTAGTAAAACAACGAGCATAATAGATATATCAAATTAAGGGTTATACATTTTGCTTTACTAGATCGTGTAGTCTATATACTACTACTACACGAACGCCCAAGCAGTGGCGGATCCTTATATGGGCGGGTGAGGGCCATGGCCCCCCCAATGTTTTCAAATTTCCTTAACCAGCCGTGTATAACACCAATAAAGTCAAcaattttgtatatatatggCCCCCCCATTGCCCCAATTTACTAAACTATTAATTTTTGGCCCCGCCAAGATTGTGCTCCAAGTTCCGCCACTGCGCCCAAGGATGAAGGATGCTTACGACCATTGACAAAGGTGATAGCTCTTCTGGCTCTACTGGCTAAGCTAGCTATGTATATGCAGGCATGCACACGCATCTCCAATCATATACATATAGTTAGAAAAAGAGAAACAACGTACCCGCAACAAATCAACACCACTAAGTTATACGTACCTAAGTCCTAACTCTCAATGTTCACAACGGTTACAGATGTAATTAGGGTTTGAATATCTGCATTCATACATGACTACTTGAAGAGTCTATTAGTTAGTTAGTTAGGTTGTTAATTAATTAGTGAAGAGAAGTACGTAATCAACTATTGCAATGGAATTCGGCAACGAATCGATCTTTGCTTAAGCTCAATTTCTTTCTTGTATCAACGGCTAGCCATAAGTACGTAGTACGTAGTTACCCTAAACCATAAACTTAACACCATGATTAGAAGCATATATCTCGTCTATTTATGTGATTTATTAATACGATATATgaaaccaatatttttcttactTTTCAAGTCTCTGTGGCTAGCCGAGTTGACTTAAGGCTAATTGTGTTGGGGCTTATGATGCTTCGAGCCATTCTGGTGGTATTGGAGTTGTGCTTATGAATAATTCGGGCACAGTGGTAGGTGGTGTTTGCTCTAAGGTGCGGTGGGTATTAAACCTGAAAACTGTGGAAGCTTTGGCTTGCCGGGCTGCATGCATGCAATTTGGTGGACAGGTTTAGCCTTGCACCGGTTGTCTTTGAGTTTGATTGTCAGAGTGTTGTGTCTGCTATTACCTCGCAGGGTGTGAATACCTCTTTGTTAGAGTATATGAGGATACTTCCACGATTTTGGGGAGCCTTCATGGCTCTCATTTTAGTTATGTTAATAAGAATGCAAACAAGGTAGCACATAAGTTAGCCGAGTTTGCTTTAGGATCTAATTTTGATTTGTCTTGGAGTGGGTTTGTCCCCTCGGAAATTAGTGATTTTGTAGCCACTTTGTGTACAATTGATTACATAAATATACTCTAACGTCTTCCCCTGGAGAATAACCAATTAAGCCTTTTTAAGTCATAATTTTTAACTTTCCTTGTTGCTGCTATTAGCATACTCTAATTTTGTTTTGTCAactaattatttttcttctcttttgcaaGCTAATTATATAGCTCGCTTTTGGAGTTTTCGTTGAAATGAGCAAATTTTTTTGGTtatattattatttgttttacggaatcagaaattgagagaaaatcactgtgtattctcattgataatatgggccctctttatatagaggattacaagccaTAGAGTcttaatcatacaaggaaagataatttctagattcttctaattaaaccctattaccactaggtcaagtaatctagagtttgggccaaacacaaattagagatttacttgaacattcccccttgtgttgcccaaacgtggcgcttctctcgttgcctcactaaaaaccttgccgagtaacaaaaacccagtgggacaaaaaattaTCTCTgtagaaggggaaaaagagcacaacacacccttcatgcttcgagacgaacatgtagacatctccccctgatgtctgtgcctccccctgatgactacgatcatgggggttcagataatttccgcaagccaatctttaccacatgtttctcgaacgtggatttgggcaatgacttagtaaacaagtctgccacattatcctcagatagAACctagtttactttgatcttaagGAGCTTCTGtagttgctgattgtaaaagaatttgggcgatatatgcttggtgttgtcgcctttgatgtagccttgcttcatttgttcaatgcaagcagcattaccCTCATAGATGCTTGTtcgctcatctgtggtagacttcagaccacaattgcttcgaacatgcgtaactatggatcgaagccatatacattcatgaactgcttcgtgaagagcaataatatttgcatgattcgaagaggtagcgactaaggtctgctttgtagacctccaagatatcgcggtctttctcatggtgaaaacataatcAGTTTGGaagtgacctttgtgtgggtcagagaggtacccagtatcagcaaaaccttacaaaacacttatatcattttgggacGGGGAGAGGTTGGGACGAGGAGAGGGGACTTAGTCCTCCATTTATGGCGTCCCTGGAacttgatgggtctgaatccattttttctctgtagggatagaacaagctcatatcaatcgtaccactaaggtatcgaaagatatctttaacaccagtccaatggcgtcatgTTGGCGcatagctatatctagctagcaagttcacagcgaatgagatgtctggtcttgtgcattgtgctaagtacaataatgcgcctattgcacttaggtatggcacttctgcctctagcacttcttcgtcgtcatcttttggacggaatggatccttctttggatcaagactatgaaCGACCAttagggtgcttgaaggcttaatcttgtcagtgttgaaacgcctaagcatcttttgggtataagctgattgatgaatcaggataccatctctacggtgctcaagttccaaaccgaggcaaaaccatgttttccaaaaatctttcatctcaaactcggatttcaagtgtttagcggttttccttaactctttaagggtgccaattatgttcatgtcattgacataaaccgctactattgcaaatccggaacttgtcctttttatgaacacacatgggcatagttcattgctGACATATCctttaccaatcaagtagtcacttagacagttataccacatccgtccggatttctttaatccatatagtgagcatttcaatcttatatcaaacgcgctccatggtttagagccacttgatttcggtatctgaagtccatctgggaccttcatgtatatttccgtatctagatcctcatatagatacgcagtaaccacatccataagctgcatgtttagtttttcagaaactaccaaactaacaaggtagcggaacgttatgacgttcattacgggagaataggtctcctcgtagttaaTTCCAGGGCTTTGTGAAAAGCCTTGCGCAACAAGGCGatctttgtatcttacaatctcgtttctcttACCAAAACGTCAACCGAAAACGAAGGATGGCCAGGCCTCGATTCCCAGGGTTAGAGTATTCCCTATTATAAGCCTACTCATATCATAACAAAACTAGTGGATTATCTTCCACCTATTGACCGGCCGGCTTTAAGCAACCTTCGCATTTCCTGCTGAGATCCCAAGTCTCCAAGTAGGCCCTCTTGGCCACCcactgtgagccccggaaaaatatATCGAGCCTAGCGGAGATCGTACGAGAAATTATTCAACGATCTCGATAAAGGTCAAGATGCTcgaggaaattttcagaaattttcataaagtgaaatcctcaatttaggagttggataataaagtacacgtcacaacgagttcgtggacattttcggggaatttttcaGATACTCAAGCTATTTATAGCTATTTTCCGAAGTTGtggaattttagaaaataaattaaagaaataggATTTTCTGCGGTGCAATCCTGGCCGTTGATCTATCCACCGCTTCATCCTGGCCCTTGATTATAATTTTGGTTGAGGTATATAAAGCCCTTGATCAGATCAAGGACAGAGATTGAATCagaaaacgagagagagagagagttgggagCTCTGACCCTAACGCAGCGACCCGGCAAGTGACCCGATTGGAACTTccacgtccggccaccccacgacggcGAGCAGCCACCAGAAGCTTCTTCTCGGTGTCGCCTAAGTCCCTATGGTTCCAGATCATACATGCAGCGACTGGGAACGAAGAATCGAAGATTTAAAGCTTGAAGAACCTCCGGCGAGTTCTGCAGTTTCCGGTgactccggccaccgtttgggCCGTCTGTGGTATGAAACTTCCTCTCCTCGTCAAGCTTTACACCCCAGTATAattagattttgaatttgattgcgTGTTAACGATTTCGTTTCTGGGTTTGGATTCGAGTCTGCCATGTTCCTTGACGCCGGTAGTTTTTCCGGTCATGCCGGGCTTGGTTTTCATCTTGGCTGTGTTTGTGGACCAGAAATCAAGAGGCTTGCTGGGTTATTGGTGTGAaaatcatcagttcatcaccaTTCCAGTCTTGGCAGTGAGTTCTGGGGACTGAGTTTGGATCGATTGAAGTTGATTTATGATTTTCCAAGGTATAATCCCAACCTTGAATCAGAAGCTATTGAAATGAGTTTGGTTTACCTTAGTTGAAATTGGAGCTCCTATGGTTATCGATTTGGTCAGTTTGTCCTAATCTGGGTGTTTGGAGTTTATTTTTGAATTAGGAAGTAAGTTTGACTAAGTTGTGGAATTTGTTGCTGCTTTTGCAATTGTGGATTGAGTTTTGTTATGATTAATGAAATGGTTGTGAAGAGTGAAAATGGTCAAGTCTGACCTGGGGTGTCCTTAGTATTTTGGGGCACACCTTAGTCAGAATGGAACGAGGTTGGTTGGGTGTCGATAGTAATTCTAATTACTATGTGACGAAATTGCTAAGTATACTCCAACTTAATTGTTGACGAAATTGGGAATTGTTATAACGTTGGTTTGCATAAGCATGATGTGAAATGATAACaagtaaagaaaaggaattAATATGTTGGGTGACTTTAGTAAATTTCGGGTACACCTAATATGTTTGAAATTAAGTCGTTGCTTGATTTACTTCGACATAGTCGTAATTGGTCGATAACGTAATTTCAAGTAAAATGTTCggtaatttgggttaattatcgAACCTATTACGGTTGGTCAAACAATGGTCAAAcaggtcaactcctggtcaaaccaggaaagttGTCGAGATTTAATataattgttcaaaagatattaactatcgaaatgtcgcaatttaggactccagttacccgaggaacaaaAGGTTCgtgactctcggagtacgtgagagaaagcgtcggaatccaggtagggattcaggactctcctcggttggtgattttcttttatattttattaatgtgatgcatgataagtggtatgggttggttatgtaaaatgcaatgcatactaaccaatccgtgagaaaatgtgtgatggcttaagagcgaagggtggctctgacttccttgggttcgatccccttaacctccggagggttagttacgccggtcgttcgggtattccgatcgtaataacgggcccggtacgtgtgtgtagctaggtagtggacgctctcgctacgcatacctggtgataaattaatttgaggtaaggtcgtgtagtgggtctatgggaccggccatcaggtaatacttggtattggcgccgtatttatttaagcatcatgcatcggttttcaagttgaaaaacattaaaatttgtcgttcttttaaatatttggtttaaatatgttttcatactgggcagcccaaatatttgtttattggttttgagtctagttgaggtagagttcctgttgagcagcgaggacgaaagctcaccccttacaacagtatggatgcaggtactgtgcactggtgaagGGACAATGGCGAACAGAGCTGGGCGTGCAGAACAAGTTTGGTAAACCACCTTCTGGGCTTTATTCTGATTTCCATTTCTCAAACTTAGTGTCCCGGAACTTGTGTGAAACTATTCTTGGGTCAAATCTAGCTAAATTCTTATTCCTTAAATTTTGTACCTCTTGAGTGAGCATTCAGTTCAAGTCTAGACGAACAAATTGAATCTAACGATTCAaggattttcacctcaaaaatattggtagcttccgctgtgttttgcaaaaagttttctaacaaaatgcctagcggtcctctagaatgtgaatcgagctttcggtttatattttagagccccgcggcactgtgacgtgcccaAACTGGTGAGGTgcggtttggggcgttacaccCGTAACCTtggattacgctttctaacgaatacccatttgtgaccaactggtttggtgtaggtcggtattggtacaactttgccaaatacctttcttttcgctagagaatcaaattctgcctggatcgcatctttccattttggccaatcaggtctacgttggcattcatcaacggagcgtggtttgatgtcatcggtctcaataatctcacgcgccactgaatacgcgaatacatcatcaatgatgatggtgcttctttcccacgtcccatgtacactagtgtaattcaaagagatctctatgttcttaaggataggttctgacattgaggcgtcccccaatgatgtctcttggacataaccataatccggaacattctcatgagacggattttgagtatcgatgatcaaaggatttgtttgtgcctcattcgctctctttctacgGTGAGACTCCTTCGAACAAATTGGTCTACTGCGCTTCCTTGctggacctgcggccatagatgccacatcattgccattctgggcaatggcATCATCTCCTAGTGTCACAATTATGGCGTTATGTCAATTATTCgagacatcgatccttgcaggcactttttcagcaggtatgtgtgatctcgtcacttaggcaacatcagaaaactcatcaggcagagtgtctgctacattctgaagctcgattattcttcgcacttcaagttcggactatgcggtatggggatcgagatgagatatagtggggacggaccacgacaattcatgtagttcttgttgaacatctgtgttcttatctccccctaacaatgggaagactgtctcatcaaagtgacaatccacaaatctagcggtaaagaaaTCGTCTGttaagggttcaagatagcggacgatagttggagattcatatccaacataaatgcccatttgtcgttgtggacccatcttagtactcTGTggtggcgtaataggcacataaatggcacacctaAAAAttcgtaagtgcgagatatcaggctcgtatccagtcactagctgtaacgcagagtaagattgggttgcagtgggtcatagacgaattagcgtcgctgcatgcaatattgcatatccccaagtagaaacagggagattggtgcgcataatcAATTttcgtgctatcatctgtagtcgtttgataacGGCTTTTGCGAGACTATTTTGGTTATGAaaatggggaactggatgctctacatcaatccccagtgacatgcaatattcatcgaacgttttcgatgtaaactccccagcattatcaagtcgaattgacttaataggatggtcagggtagtgagcccgtagacggataatctaggtgaggagtttagcataagcagcatttcgagtggacaatagTGCGACATATGACCAGCGTGtagacgcatcaaccaataccataaaatatttaaaaggtctgcatgatggttgaattggtccacagatatccccttggattctttgtaagaacagaatgagtattttaggatcctttgcataggaaggtctcggtcctaatttcccgaaggaacaggctttgcagaatgagcgaggggccttagaaacaaccaatgaggattttggttggtgataggagcattttaatgcgacgttttaactgcatttccctacatttcttacgttatttccttattaaaatcctgtttaggaaagtttccattctttgattgggaaagttcctatttgtagaaagtttatatttttgtagtttctatttatcatttttagtaagttgccatttttcattttaggaaagtttctatttttcttattagtttctatttttaggacctccaagctaATGGAAAattttgaggaggaaaatcaaagttgcaagcaagtggaaaatcttgaggaggaaaatcaaagttgcaagcaagtggaaaatcttgaggaggaaaatcaaagttgcaagcaagtggaaaatcttgaggatgaaaatcaattcaagttgaacaagtgataaacaagtgggaagatattttttacaaatttgtctaacatatctagcctttcatttatgttcatctccaccctccattcatcattttttgggctataaatacacttctcctctcactctcaagacattccttcatccatttcatctccttgtctcaccatttcctctccattttccttagtcaccatttccctacaaaaattccttcatccatctcatcttctttgtctctccatttcctttccattttcctaaaccaattccttcatccatttcatcttcttgtctcaccatttcctctccattttcccacaaattccttcatccatttcatcttctttatctctccatttcctctccatatttcttttccattctctagttcttagttttgcattttcaagtaaagagaagaaagagaagccatgcaatacatcaatttcctaaccgccatccacccttgtgtcgtccctagaagattgcttgctttcaaggatcttcaagttcttcgtctcaaggctttatcattcatctttcaaggtgtattatatcctttctcttgttttctttgtttgattttgtaagactatgaattctagttaacaaataatgttaagggcaaagtttaaagcccgtttatatgttttgaaataaagttgtgatttctatatgttgatttttatgttgcttatgtgggtttgtttaattaaatttgcatgatagaaaacttttgtattttaatcttatgtggttgcaaacacttagggttttgatataattggtgctaggtttaagaacatgaaatcgacttttcgttttgtgtaaacttgaatcaaagtagtaaaggttttgtgcaaagaccgaatttaattaaagaggattgcaattaggtggacttttccatactaagttgtacacttgagttgatagcctttctctatgtgtaatgcgttaaacatgacatgattgactagctttctagggtttgattgcatgtttaataggattaatctaggtgctttcgcttaggttaattagcattgaaaagtaaaaaatgggaattcatttgctttcgaatgtttcacatgatcaactcctctctcatgacatttaaaatcaactataggaattgtaattggatttcttgcatatggatgtggttttgatctttgttccttgcgattcacccttgtatatatgtttttacattttctttattttatttatcttaattttcaattctataattcttaaaccccctccctttttattttgttacttgtatatatttctattctttattttatttttgtaaataatactttattattttaattctttatttgtttatacaattgtatatatttatattctttattttatttttgtaaataatacttttctttatttgtttcacaattacaagtgtaccctcaatccccggatagaacgatccctacttacttatactactaacgacatttcagggttaaattacgcGCTTGCTCTCAGGcacgtcaatttttggcgccgttgccggggattgaaaaatcacttgctaaattgtgtcatttattgtatatatttgttgtttaaaaattgtttgaaacttagtttaaattaactaggatgttatttatattattgaacacgaattttaattgtaggttgtaaattgagaggaataggtgaagtctcttttgttaatattggcctaaaccccttattggtacctagctcaggtcccttaaggttgagggcggcctttattaacacttgttgaactgtcttcacacttatgaactttttcatcttagtaagtatagcctatgtggaatggtgtctaggaaggggacaacgttcatgacgggtttttgaatccagaagtgcttgcaaatgggcataaaccacaatgtgggagtagctcatgccaaaatggatttttcctctcgtgttcgtcctccccacctggccatttcactaaggttgcccaaacgatttgaaagggagtttgtgtctaggcgactatacttgggccgcacgtccacttgatttaccgcttggaatttgattcgataccaataatgtttataacaaaagaaatacttgtgaatactctatacgtgtaaattatttttttgttccacacattatacttgtaaaaatacttttcacgttttatactcacttgtacttaacttgtgtcttttgtacaatatacttgttaattatacttgtagtttgtaattaatagttatacttgtttttattttgtatttctttgttaattatagttactaactttatttaatgtaggtaccgtctggctgcaagacgtaaaatacaagcgctacttgggaggcaacccaattcagaatataatcagatttgctttctctttccctatttctttttatttttcaatttttctctattgtttttattttaggatttgtttttcgtaaatttcatccctatatgcttaagtgtctcattgcatgctaataattgattacattgaggacaatgcaatatttaagtgtgggggaagggatttatacttttatcttgagtcatatatattgaaaaaatacaaaaaaaatcaaaaaatgtcaaaaattttaaaaaaaatttgttacttttgtttttgtttttgagtcttaggatgccctttcaactgtctaggatgattctatatctctgaaatcatgattaaaagaggatcacaaaattgagatgatttttaaacatggtattctttggttaattgagatatatgaaaaatgtgtgccttgtagtggatatggatttcgaaactttggtacagaaaatgagcatgttaggatgagttttgattcataaaagcccatgtgagatatttgagccatgtccctttttcttggagtgataaatgaaaaacatattcttaatttcttggcgatgttttgatgatctcattattctttcatcttgattgattgcttgccatagattaagtttaatggactagagaatgctagaattcactcttgtgcttgttgaaacgttatatcaatacatggccctgattctggaaaggatagaggcaacctaggaattaccaccattgctaaataagcatgtgtccctatttgtgcccgtcgtgggactcccttagataaacccctttgagcttacattaagccttttctttcatcacccttaaatccttaaccctgaaccttagtatagctacactcctaccctttgttctaaaaacttagcggagctatattttgggactttacttgaggatttggcattgagaagaggtgaaagttcaagtgtgggggtagacttgtccatgaaaaaaaaaaaaaaaaatttatgtgaaagccgtgaaaaagaaatgaaaaagaaaaaaaatgtgtacggctagaaaatgaaaagaaagaaaaaaaaaaatgtatatggattttagtcctccatacttggtgagtttggagtttgttttgaattgaagacccactattggaaaatttggtctttgtccaattcactagttcgagggaagtttagagtgaagatttggcccaacatgaagacattaggccctttcataaaacctctatgggatgtgacgttttgatatatcttggtggatttctagaataagtctctacatctacataagctctgctaggtttttaggacactttgtgaaattccttacctttcgtttcttaaaaccttgagccttggccccattacaacccttaataa is a window from the Rosa chinensis cultivar Old Blush chromosome 2, RchiOBHm-V2, whole genome shotgun sequence genome containing:
- the LOC112187560 gene encoding eukaryotic translation initiation factor 1A, which gives rise to MPKNKGKGGKNRKRGKNEADDEKRELVFKEDGQEYAQVLRMLGNGRCEAMCIDGTKRLCHIRGKMHKKVWIAAGDIILVGLRDYQDDKADVILKYMPDEARLLKAYGELPENTRLNEGITGGLDEEEEGGADDYIEFEDEDIDKI